From Thermococcus sp., the proteins below share one genomic window:
- a CDS encoding ORC1-type DNA replication protein, which yields MDDTYLGSVFEKYLHAKKIFKNKEVLRHSYTPKELPHRREQIEDLAHILVPVLRGETPSNIFVYGKTGTGKTVTIKFVTEELRRISNKYEVPVDVIHINCEIVDTQYRVLANIVNHFRPESGVEVPLVGWPTDEVYAKLKTVIDARERFVIIVLDEIDKLIKKSGDDILYSLTRINTELVRAKVSIIGISNDLKFKDYLDPRVLSSLSEEEIVFPPYDANQLRDILMQRARDAFNDGVLDGGVVPLCAALAAREHGDARRALDLLRVAGELAEREGASKVTERHVWKAQEKIEQDTMEEVIKTLPLHSKVLLYAIVLLDENGELPANTGDVYSVYKNLCDHIDLEPLTQRRVSDLINELDMLGIINAKVVSKGRYGRTKEIRLNITPYKVKNIYRYDPQLQSMLTLTLSRQRRLL from the coding sequence ATGGATGATACTTACCTGGGTTCGGTGTTTGAGAAGTACCTGCACGCAAAGAAGATCTTCAAAAATAAAGAGGTTCTCAGGCACAGCTACACGCCCAAGGAGCTCCCTCACCGGCGTGAACAGATAGAGGACCTCGCCCACATACTGGTTCCAGTTCTCCGTGGGGAAACCCCGTCCAATATCTTCGTTTATGGGAAAACGGGAACCGGTAAAACCGTCACCATAAAGTTCGTCACCGAGGAGCTGAGGCGTATCTCGAACAAGTACGAGGTTCCTGTTGATGTCATCCACATCAATTGTGAAATCGTGGATACTCAGTACAGGGTTCTGGCCAACATCGTTAATCATTTTCGACCCGAAAGCGGAGTCGAGGTTCCGCTTGTTGGGTGGCCGACGGATGAAGTTTACGCCAAGTTAAAAACCGTTATAGATGCGAGGGAGCGATTCGTGATAATCGTCTTGGACGAGATAGATAAGCTCATCAAGAAGAGCGGGGATGACATCCTCTACTCCCTGACCAGGATAAACACGGAACTCGTAAGGGCCAAGGTCAGTATAATCGGAATCTCCAACGACCTGAAGTTCAAGGACTACCTGGATCCAAGGGTTCTCTCCAGCCTGAGCGAGGAGGAGATAGTTTTCCCCCCTTACGATGCCAATCAGCTTAGGGACATTCTGATGCAGCGCGCTCGCGATGCCTTTAACGATGGTGTGCTCGATGGTGGGGTCGTTCCCCTTTGCGCCGCCCTGGCCGCCCGTGAACACGGCGATGCCAGAAGGGCCCTCGATCTTCTGCGGGTCGCGGGTGAGCTGGCCGAGCGGGAGGGGGCCTCTAAGGTTACCGAGAGGCACGTGTGGAAGGCCCAAGAGAAGATCGAGCAGGACACCATGGAAGAGGTTATCAAGACCCTTCCTCTCCACTCGAAGGTCCTACTCTATGCGATAGTCCTCCTCGATGAGAACGGTGAACTGCCCGCCAACACAGGGGATGTTTACTCCGTGTATAAAAACCTCTGCGATCACATCGATCTGGAGCCGTTAACCCAACGCAGGGTCAGTGACCTGATAAACGAACTGGATATGCTGGGTATAATCAACGCGAAGGTCGTTAGTAAGGGACG